Proteins found in one Clostridium kluyveri DSM 555 genomic segment:
- a CDS encoding protein arginine kinase — translation MNNWVTTYENHNYGLVISSRIRLARNLAKIPFSHKLNIEESKKVIKNVENAFYTFSNTEEKFKSNYLWDKNDNEKNIYLEKHLISKNLIDNSSKAAFILDDKETISIMINEEDHVRIQCITGGLNLEEVYDVSEKIDDLLEENLEYAFDEKLGYLTACPTNVGTGLRASVMLHLPSLSLNNQINGFLNALAQVGMTIRGLYGEGSKAIGNIYQISNQVTLGRSEEEILSNLKALVLQIINQEIISRENLMKKYKYELEDKIYRALGVLKSAVLLNSSECLKLLSDVRLGVEMGIIKDVNGITLNKLLVESQPATIQKIYGESLSNKDRDFNRAKFVREKLAVNTA, via the coding sequence ATGAATAATTGGGTGACTACTTATGAAAATCATAACTATGGCTTGGTAATAAGCAGTAGGATAAGATTAGCCAGAAATTTAGCTAAAATTCCCTTTTCACATAAATTAAATATAGAAGAAAGTAAAAAAGTAATTAAAAATGTAGAAAATGCCTTTTATACATTTTCAAATACGGAGGAAAAGTTTAAGAGTAATTATTTATGGGATAAAAATGATAATGAGAAAAATATTTATCTGGAAAAGCATCTTATAAGTAAAAATTTGATAGATAATTCGTCTAAAGCAGCTTTTATATTAGATGATAAGGAAACCATAAGTATTATGATAAATGAAGAGGATCATGTGAGAATCCAATGTATAACAGGAGGTCTAAATTTGGAGGAGGTATATGATGTAAGTGAAAAAATAGACGATTTGTTAGAAGAAAATTTGGAATATGCTTTTGATGAAAAACTAGGATATTTAACAGCATGCCCTACTAATGTAGGAACGGGACTTAGAGCTTCTGTCATGCTTCATTTACCTTCACTTTCTTTAAATAATCAAATAAATGGATTTTTAAATGCATTAGCTCAAGTTGGTATGACTATTAGAGGATTATATGGCGAAGGTTCAAAAGCTATAGGAAATATATATCAGATTTCCAATCAGGTAACTTTAGGCCGCAGTGAAGAAGAGATATTAAGTAATTTAAAAGCTTTAGTTCTTCAAATAATAAATCAAGAGATAATTTCCAGAGAGAATCTTATGAAGAAATATAAATATGAGTTAGAAGATAAAATTTATAGAGCACTTGGAGTATTGAAATCTGCAGTGCTTCTAAACTCAAGTGAATGTTTAAAGCTTTTATCAGATGTAAGATTAGGAGTAGAGATGGGGATAATTAAAGATGTAAATGGTATAACTTTAAATAAACTCTTGGTGGAATCCCAGCCGGCTACAATACAGAAAATATACGGAGAGAGTCTATCAAATAAGGATAGAGACTTTAATAGGGCTAAATTTGTTAGAGAAAAATTGGCTGTAAACACAGCTTAA
- the cysS gene encoding cysteine--tRNA ligase has product MRIFNTMTRRKEEFVPLIPGEIKMYVCGPTVYNFFHIGNARTFVVFDTVRRYFEYKGYKVNFVQNFTDIDDKMIKKANDENITVQQLGDRFIDEYYRDADALNIKRATVNPRATLYISKIIEFIQDLIDKGYAYSVDGDVYFNAKKFNNYGKLSGQNIEQLQSGARIDIDERKKNPMDFAVWKSEKKGEPSWESPWGMGRPGWHIECSCMAYNILGETIDIHAGGSDLKFPHHENEIAQSEGRTGKVFAKYWMHSAFVNINNQKMSKSLNNFFTTREILDKYEPDVIRLFMLSGHYRTPINFSIELLDSTKSALDRICNSIINLEELSSKVKNDGILDSEIKYKEHLNSYKQRYIEKMDDDFNTADAISVIFDLIRDINTNIDENSSMEIIKYSLALIRELGSPLGILQKSKRGSIETEVELLIEKRQKARKDKNWALADKIRDDLKDKGIILEDTSDGVRWKRV; this is encoded by the coding sequence GTGAGAATTTTTAATACAATGACTAGAAGAAAAGAAGAATTTGTTCCTTTGATTCCAGGAGAAATAAAAATGTATGTATGTGGCCCTACAGTGTACAATTTTTTCCATATAGGTAATGCCAGAACTTTTGTTGTGTTTGATACTGTAAGGCGATATTTTGAATATAAAGGTTATAAGGTAAATTTTGTACAAAATTTTACTGACATAGATGATAAAATGATAAAGAAAGCAAATGATGAGAACATAACTGTACAGCAGCTTGGAGATAGATTTATAGATGAATATTACAGGGATGCAGATGCTTTAAATATAAAAAGAGCTACAGTAAATCCAAGGGCTACACTTTATATATCTAAGATAATTGAGTTTATACAGGATTTAATAGATAAAGGTTATGCTTATTCAGTAGATGGTGATGTATATTTTAATGCAAAAAAGTTTAATAATTATGGCAAGCTTTCAGGACAAAATATTGAACAACTTCAATCAGGAGCTAGAATAGATATAGATGAAAGAAAAAAAAATCCTATGGATTTTGCAGTTTGGAAGAGTGAAAAGAAAGGGGAACCTTCATGGGAAAGTCCTTGGGGAATGGGAAGGCCTGGGTGGCACATAGAGTGTTCTTGTATGGCGTATAATATATTAGGTGAAACTATAGACATACATGCAGGAGGTTCTGATTTGAAATTTCCACATCATGAAAATGAGATAGCTCAAAGTGAGGGTAGAACAGGCAAAGTGTTTGCTAAGTATTGGATGCATTCTGCATTTGTAAATATAAATAATCAGAAAATGTCTAAATCCTTAAATAATTTCTTTACTACACGAGAAATCTTGGATAAATATGAACCAGACGTTATAAGGTTATTTATGTTATCCGGTCATTATAGGACTCCTATAAATTTTAGTATTGAACTTTTAGATTCTACTAAATCAGCATTAGATAGAATTTGTAATTCAATTATAAATTTAGAAGAACTTTCAAGTAAAGTTAAGAATGATGGAATATTGGATAGTGAAATAAAATATAAAGAACATTTAAATAGTTACAAACAACGATATATAGAGAAGATGGATGATGACTTTAATACTGCAGATGCTATATCAGTGATTTTTGATTTAATAAGAGATATAAATACTAATATAGATGAAAATTCATCTATGGAAATAATTAAATATTCACTTGCTCTAATAAGAGAATTAGGTTCTCCTCTTGGAATACTTCAGAAGTCTAAAAGGGGAAGTATAGAAACAGAAGTTGAACTTTTAATAGAAAAAAGACAAAAAGCTAGAAAGGATAAGAATTGGGCATTAGCAGATAAAATAAGAGATGATTTAAAAGATAAAGGAATAATTTTAGAAGACACTTCAGATGGAGTAAGGTGGAAAAGGGTATAA
- a CDS encoding UvrB/UvrC motif-containing protein, which produces MLCDICKKNDATVHVTKIINGHKQEINLCEKCAKEKGELSFVPSIDFVSSFGFQNILSGIMDYMSSGNNEQYKTFDIRCKNCNTSYSEFKKTGLVGCSECYKNFTNILEPIIKRVQANLDHTGKVPKKTGKNIIEKKNLLKLKEDLQKAVSLEEYEKAATIRDKIKEIEKQIHLNKDSKKEE; this is translated from the coding sequence ATGCTTTGTGATATATGTAAAAAAAATGATGCCACAGTTCATGTGACGAAAATAATAAATGGACATAAACAAGAGATCAATTTGTGTGAAAAGTGTGCAAAGGAAAAAGGAGAATTGAGTTTTGTACCCTCAATAGATTTTGTTTCTTCATTTGGATTTCAGAATATTTTAAGCGGAATTATGGATTATATGAGTAGCGGAAATAATGAGCAATACAAAACTTTCGACATACGTTGTAAAAACTGCAATACATCCTATAGTGAATTCAAAAAGACGGGGCTTGTAGGATGCAGTGAGTGTTATAAAAATTTTACTAATATTTTAGAACCAATAATTAAAAGAGTGCAGGCAAATTTAGATCATACGGGTAAAGTTCCTAAAAAAACAGGGAAAAATATTATAGAGAAAAAAAATCTTCTCAAATTAAAAGAAGACCTTCAAAAAGCAGTATCTTTAGAGGAATATGAAAAAGCTGCCACTATAAGAGATAAAATAAAAGAGATTGAAAAACAAATTCATTTAAATAAAGACAGCAAAAAGGAGGAGTAG
- the ispD gene encoding 2-C-methyl-D-erythritol 4-phosphate cytidylyltransferase, with product MKSNYAVIVAAGKGKRMKMPINKQFICIQGKPILYYSISVFSKNPLVDKIVLVCAEDEIEYCKQEIVKKYNFDKVVKIVSGGKERQHSVFNALKVLENCSVVLIHDGARPFVTDRIIEDGIKYSNMYGACACGVVPKDTIKIKGKEGFSYKTLVRKELFIVQTPQCFDYNLIYDCHKKLANNKVQVTDDTTVAEYFGNMVYLYEGSYDNIKITTPEDLIIAENIFKTHKYI from the coding sequence ATGAAAAGTAACTATGCCGTCATTGTAGCTGCAGGTAAGGGAAAAAGAATGAAAATGCCAATTAATAAACAATTTATTTGTATTCAAGGTAAACCAATATTGTATTATTCTATTAGTGTATTTTCAAAAAATCCATTAGTGGATAAAATTGTATTAGTATGTGCTGAAGATGAAATTGAATATTGTAAACAAGAGATAGTTAAAAAGTATAATTTTGACAAAGTGGTTAAAATAGTTAGCGGAGGAAAGGAACGGCAGCATTCGGTGTTTAATGCATTAAAAGTGTTGGAGAATTGCAGCGTAGTTTTAATTCATGATGGAGCAAGACCATTTGTTACAGATAGGATAATTGAAGATGGAATAAAATATTCTAATATGTATGGGGCTTGTGCCTGTGGAGTTGTACCTAAAGATACCATAAAGATTAAAGGCAAAGAAGGATTTAGTTATAAAACGTTGGTAAGGAAGGAATTATTTATAGTTCAAACGCCCCAGTGTTTTGACTATAATTTAATTTATGATTGCCATAAGAAACTTGCAAACAATAAAGTTCAAGTTACTGATGATACTACAGTAGCGGAATACTTTGGAAATATGGTTTATTTATATGAAGGAAGTTATGATAATATAAAGATAACTACACCTGAAGATTTAATTATAGCAGAAAATATATTTAAAACACATAAATATATATAA
- a CDS encoding CtsR family transcriptional regulator: MARLSDIIEEFIKDMFNNSNNNDELQIGRNELANHFSCAPSQINYVLTTRFTMDKGYYIESKRGGGGYIIIKKVEINCNKNLLDIIIERIGDSITYNAGAQIIEGLFEEEIITERETIILKAVINDRTLNTMMENKNKLRADILKALMLVIFNTPKFVINR; encoded by the coding sequence ATAATAGAAGAATTTATAAAGGATATGTTTAATAATAGTAATAATAATGATGAGCTTCAGATTGGAAGAAATGAATTAGCAAACCATTTTAGTTGTGCCCCTTCACAGATAAATTATGTATTAACTACTAGATTTACTATGGATAAAGGATATTATATAGAGAGTAAACGAGGAGGAGGAGGCTATATAATTATAAAGAAAGTAGAGATTAACTGCAATAAGAATTTACTTGATATTATAATAGAAAGAATAGGAGATAGTATAACTTATAATGCGGGAGCACAAATTATAGAGGGATTATTTGAAGAAGAAATTATAACAGAGAGAGAGACCATAATATTAAAGGCAGTTATAAATGACAGAACATTAAATACTATGATGGAAAATAAGAATAAATTAAGAGCAGATATATTGAAAGCCTTGATGCTTGTTATATTCAATACCCCTAAATTTGTTATTAATAGATAA
- a CDS encoding ATP-dependent Clp protease ATP-binding subunit, producing the protein MMFGRFTERAQKVLIYAQEEAQALQHGYVGTEHILLGVLKEDGIAKNFLNNMNITIETVRSFIEEYEGRGEIDLYNKEIPLTPRTKRLLELSLFEARNLNHNYISPEHILLALIREAEGVAFTILNNLGADFNKLRKQLIDSLSGEQSVSSNNSKKENGEPTPTLDQFGRDLTDMAREGKLDPVIGREKETQRVLEILSRRTKNNPCLIGDPGVGKTAIAEGLAEKIVAANIPELLKGKRVVTLDLSSMIAGSKYRGEFEERLKKVMEEIRKSGNVILFIDEIHTIIGAGAAEGAIDASNILKPALARGEIQCIGATTIDEYRKYIEKDAALERRFQPILVGEPTKEEAVLILKGLRDKYEAHHRVKITDEAIEAAVNLSDRYITDRYLPDKAIDLIDEAAAKVRIQNLIAPPDLKNLEVELEKATKEKEDSIRLQDFEKAAKLRDIEKELKDKLEGLKTNWKTKKEVSTLLVGEEKIASVVSQWTNVPVEKLTEKELQRLLKLEDILHKRVIGQDEAVKSIARAVRRSRVGLKDPKRPIGSFIFLGPTGVGKTELSKALAEAMFGDENNLIRIDMSEYMEKHTVSKLIGSPPGYVGYDEGGQLTEKVRRNPYSVVLFDEIEKAHPEVFNILLQILEDGRLTDGKGKTINFKNTIIIMTSNVGVSTIKKQKSMGFTIVSDNEKQDEYDKMKDNIMEELKTSFRPEFLNRIDDIIVFHQLQEDDLKQIVKIMLNDVSMRLKEKDIDINFNEKAQELLAKEGFDITYGARPLRRAITKTVEDKLSEEMLKGNVKRGDKVEVAVQGEELTFNKVD; encoded by the coding sequence ATGATGTTTGGAAGATTTACAGAAAGAGCACAAAAGGTATTAATTTATGCTCAAGAAGAGGCACAAGCACTCCAACATGGTTATGTGGGTACAGAGCATATACTTTTGGGAGTATTGAAAGAGGATGGAATAGCTAAGAACTTTTTAAATAACATGAATATTACTATAGAAACAGTAAGAAGTTTTATAGAAGAGTATGAAGGCAGAGGAGAGATTGATTTATACAATAAGGAAATACCTCTTACTCCGAGAACAAAAAGACTTTTGGAGTTGAGCTTATTTGAAGCTAGAAATTTAAATCACAACTATATTAGTCCAGAACACATTCTGCTTGCGTTGATTAGAGAGGCAGAAGGGGTTGCGTTTACTATTTTAAATAATTTAGGTGCTGATTTTAATAAATTAAGAAAACAGCTTATAGATTCTCTTTCAGGAGAACAATCTGTTAGTTCAAATAATTCTAAAAAAGAAAATGGAGAGCCTACTCCAACCTTGGATCAATTTGGCAGAGACTTAACTGATATGGCCAGGGAGGGAAAATTGGATCCAGTTATAGGTAGAGAAAAAGAAACTCAGAGAGTTTTGGAAATATTAAGCAGAAGAACTAAAAACAATCCTTGTCTTATAGGAGATCCAGGGGTAGGTAAGACAGCCATAGCAGAAGGATTGGCAGAAAAAATAGTGGCAGCCAATATACCTGAACTTTTAAAAGGAAAAAGAGTAGTTACTTTGGATCTTTCTTCAATGATAGCAGGTTCCAAATACAGGGGCGAATTTGAAGAAAGACTTAAAAAAGTTATGGAAGAGATAAGGAAATCAGGGAATGTAATATTATTTATAGATGAAATTCATACCATAATAGGAGCTGGAGCTGCAGAAGGAGCTATAGATGCTTCTAACATATTAAAGCCGGCTTTGGCTAGAGGAGAAATACAATGTATAGGAGCAACCACTATAGATGAATATAGGAAGTATATAGAAAAAGATGCTGCCCTTGAGAGAAGATTTCAGCCTATATTAGTAGGAGAACCTACTAAAGAAGAAGCAGTCTTGATATTGAAAGGTTTAAGAGATAAATATGAAGCCCATCACAGAGTGAAAATAACGGACGAAGCTATTGAGGCTGCAGTAAATTTGTCTGATAGATATATTACAGATAGATATTTACCGGATAAGGCTATTGACCTTATTGATGAAGCGGCTGCTAAAGTAAGAATACAAAATTTGATTGCTCCGCCGGATTTAAAGAATTTAGAAGTTGAATTGGAAAAAGCAACTAAAGAAAAAGAAGACTCCATTAGATTACAAGATTTTGAAAAGGCTGCTAAGTTAAGAGATATAGAAAAAGAATTGAAGGATAAGTTAGAAGGCTTAAAAACTAACTGGAAGACTAAAAAAGAAGTATCTACATTATTAGTAGGAGAAGAAAAAATTGCTTCTGTAGTGTCACAGTGGACTAATGTACCTGTGGAAAAATTAACCGAAAAAGAATTACAGAGATTACTAAAATTAGAAGACATTCTTCATAAAAGGGTGATAGGTCAGGATGAAGCAGTTAAATCTATAGCAAGGGCAGTAAGAAGGTCTAGGGTTGGACTGAAGGATCCTAAAAGACCTATAGGTTCATTTATATTTTTAGGACCTACGGGGGTTGGAAAAACTGAACTATCCAAAGCACTGGCAGAGGCTATGTTTGGTGATGAAAATAATCTTATAAGGATTGATATGTCTGAATATATGGAAAAACACACCGTATCTAAACTTATAGGATCTCCTCCAGGATATGTAGGATATGATGAGGGAGGACAGCTTACGGAAAAGGTAAGAAGAAATCCTTACTCAGTAGTACTGTTTGATGAAATCGAAAAAGCACATCCTGAGGTATTTAATATACTGCTGCAAATACTTGAGGATGGAAGATTGACGGATGGAAAAGGAAAAACTATAAACTTTAAGAATACTATAATTATAATGACATCCAATGTAGGGGTATCTACCATTAAAAAGCAAAAATCTATGGGATTCACTATTGTAAGTGATAATGAAAAACAAGATGAATATGATAAAATGAAAGACAATATAATGGAAGAGTTGAAAACTTCTTTTAGACCTGAATTTTTAAATAGGATTGACGATATTATAGTATTCCACCAATTACAAGAAGATGATTTAAAACAGATAGTAAAGATTATGTTAAATGATGTTTCTATGAGACTTAAAGAGAAGGACATAGATATTAATTTCAACGAAAAAGCACAAGAATTGTTAGCAAAAGAAGGATTTGATATAACTTATGGAGCCAGACCTCTTAGAAGGGCTATAACTAAAACCGTAGAAGACAAACTTTCAGAAGAAATGTTAAAGGGTAATGTTAAAAGAGGAGATAAAGTGGAAGTAGCTGTTCAAGGAGAAGAGTTGACTTTTAATAAAGTTGATTAA
- the disA gene encoding DNA integrity scanning diadenylate cyclase DisA: MRLEKEKELKSILKLLAPGTQLREGLENILRAKTGGLIVLGDSEQILKVVDGGFAINSEYSPSYIYELAKMDGAIILSSDLKKILYANTQLIPDSTIPTFETGTRHRTADRVAKQTGVIVIAISQRRNVITVYRGHIKYVLRDSSVMLGRANQALQTLEKYVAVLDRVVNNLNILEFQDIVTLFDVMTAIQRTEMVMRIVSEIEIYICELGNEGRLISMQLNELIKSVERDGIFMIRDYCQTDMDYDEIYRQIQEISSDDVLNLDFISRAMGYVGVPLVDTLISPRGYRMLSKIPRIPATVMDNLVKNFKELKEIMEASYEDLDRVEGIGEARARAIKNGLRRLREQIMIDNKF, encoded by the coding sequence TTGAGATTAGAAAAAGAAAAGGAACTTAAAAGTATATTAAAGCTTTTAGCTCCTGGAACTCAGCTTAGAGAAGGGCTCGAAAATATATTGAGAGCTAAAACTGGAGGACTTATAGTGCTTGGAGATAGTGAACAGATATTAAAAGTAGTAGATGGTGGATTTGCCATTAACTCAGAATATAGTCCTTCTTATATATATGAACTTGCAAAAATGGATGGTGCTATAATACTCAGCAGTGATTTAAAAAAGATACTATATGCAAATACTCAGCTTATTCCAGATTCAACTATTCCTACCTTTGAAACTGGAACAAGGCATAGGACAGCGGATAGAGTGGCCAAACAAACAGGAGTTATAGTTATTGCAATTTCTCAGAGAAGAAATGTTATAACGGTATATAGGGGACATATTAAATATGTTTTGAGGGACAGCAGTGTTATGCTTGGAAGAGCCAATCAGGCACTTCAAACTTTAGAGAAATATGTAGCTGTATTAGATAGAGTTGTTAATAATCTTAATATTCTTGAATTTCAAGATATAGTTACATTATTTGATGTAATGACAGCTATTCAAAGAACTGAAATGGTAATGAGAATAGTATCTGAAATTGAAATATACATATGTGAGTTAGGGAATGAAGGAAGATTAATTTCTATGCAATTAAATGAACTTATTAAAAGTGTAGAGCGAGATGGAATATTTATGATAAGAGATTATTGTCAAACTGATATGGATTATGATGAAATATATAGGCAGATTCAAGAAATAAGCTCTGACGATGTTTTAAATCTTGATTTTATTTCTAGAGCTATGGGATATGTGGGAGTGCCATTGGTTGATACGCTTATATCACCAAGAGGATATAGAATGTTAAGTAAAATTCCTAGAATACCGGCTACTGTAATGGATAATCTAGTTAAAAATTTTAAGGAACTTAAAGAGATTATGGAAGCCTCTTATGAAGACCTTGATAGGGTTGAAGGAATAGGTGAAGCTAGAGCTAGAGCAATAAAAAATGGGTTGAGGAGACTTAGAGAACAGATTATGATAGATAATAAATTTTAG
- a CDS encoding Mini-ribonuclease 3 has translation MESNLLKIKFDKVDIRQLNPLTLAFVGDAVYDVLVRTYLINKFQSISVHNLHVKAIKFVKAHSQSEIIKRLEKQLSEEELYFFKRGRNAKSGTVPKNADIQEYRFATGFETLIGFLYLTGEVDRLNYLFEFIITLNDKGEF, from the coding sequence ATGGAAAGTAATTTATTGAAAATAAAATTTGATAAGGTAGATATTAGGCAATTGAATCCCCTTACACTTGCATTTGTAGGAGATGCTGTATATGATGTACTTGTTAGAACTTATTTAATAAATAAGTTTCAAAGTATATCTGTTCATAATCTCCATGTTAAAGCCATAAAGTTTGTAAAGGCTCATTCTCAAAGTGAAATTATAAAGAGATTGGAAAAGCAATTATCAGAGGAGGAGCTTTATTTTTTTAAAAGAGGAAGAAATGCTAAATCTGGAACAGTTCCTAAAAATGCAGATATACAAGAATATAGATTTGCAACGGGATTTGAAACTTTGATAGGTTTTTTATATTTAACTGGTGAAGTGGATAGATTAAATTACCTATTCGAATTTATAATCACTTTGAATGATAAGGGTGAATTTTAG
- a CDS encoding PIN/TRAM domain-containing protein, which produces MLKKILRGLFTIIGLILGYLVGDVVINSEYFTQIFYVSDNPIKKILFLILLTLFFGIILFLISPWINSVIMKIMDYIEKNIQKLPATEILLGVVGALIGLLISSVFLNLLAKVPIVGAMLAVVVAILMAALGANIAIRKREELMSLLYNIGYRRVQGINKDKKVKDECEQKVYPKVLDTSVIIDGRIFDICQTGFVEGPLIIPDFVLAELRHIADSSDGLKRTRGRRGLDVLNKIQKELNIDVQIYEKDFPNIAEVDSKLLKLSQVLNGKVVTNDYNLNKVAEFQGVPVLNINELANAVKPVVLPGEEMNVQIIKDGKESGQGIAYLDDGTMIVIEGGKKSIGETKDVVVTSVLQTAAGRMIFAKQKEELQPYEK; this is translated from the coding sequence TTGTTAAAAAAGATACTTAGAGGGCTTTTTACAATAATAGGCTTAATATTAGGATATTTGGTAGGAGATGTTGTTATAAATTCTGAGTATTTTACCCAAATATTTTATGTAAGTGATAATCCTATAAAAAAGATCTTATTTTTAATTTTATTAACTTTGTTTTTTGGAATTATATTATTTTTAATATCACCTTGGATTAATTCAGTTATTATGAAGATTATGGATTATATTGAAAAAAATATTCAAAAACTTCCTGCAACAGAAATACTATTAGGAGTGGTAGGAGCGTTAATAGGCCTTCTTATATCATCAGTATTTCTCAATTTATTGGCGAAGGTGCCTATTGTAGGAGCTATGTTAGCAGTGGTGGTAGCTATACTTATGGCTGCTCTGGGAGCTAATATAGCCATAAGAAAGAGAGAAGAACTTATGTCCTTGCTATATAATATAGGGTATAGGAGAGTTCAAGGAATTAATAAAGACAAGAAAGTTAAAGATGAGTGTGAACAAAAGGTATATCCTAAGGTTTTGGATACTTCTGTAATAATAGATGGCAGAATATTTGATATATGTCAAACTGGATTTGTTGAAGGACCATTAATAATTCCAGATTTTGTATTAGCAGAATTGAGACATATAGCAGATTCTTCAGATGGATTAAAGAGAACCAGAGGAAGAAGGGGACTGGATGTATTAAATAAAATACAAAAAGAACTAAACATTGATGTCCAAATATATGAAAAAGACTTTCCTAACATTGCTGAAGTGGATAGTAAACTTTTGAAGCTTTCACAGGTGTTAAATGGCAAGGTAGTAACAAATGATTATAATTTAAATAAGGTTGCGGAATTTCAGGGAGTACCGGTACTGAATATAAATGAACTTGCTAATGCAGTAAAACCTGTGGTACTTCCTGGAGAAGAAATGAATGTTCAGATAATTAAAGATGGAAAAGAATCAGGACAGGGTATAGCTTATTTAGATGATGGTACCATGATAGTTATAGAGGGAGGAAAAAAGTCTATAGGAGAAACAAAAGATGTAGTAGTAACATCTGTACTACAAACTGCAGCGGGAAGAATGATATTTGCAAAACAAAAAGAGGAGTTACAACCTTATGAAAAGTAA
- the radA gene encoding DNA repair protein RadA produces the protein MVKKKTIFICQQCGYQSPKWLGKCPSCNNWNSMIEELKPTKGACFSNLGFESMPKSINDIKSGEHERLDTGIMELNRVLGGGIVRGSITLISGAPGIGKSTLLLQAASNIADKYEKVLYVSGEESEEQIKMRGDRLNSLSNNLYVISETNLDKIESHIEKNKPTFVVIDSIQTLFKEYVSSAPGSVSQVRETSNHIMRIGKSNSISFFIVAHVTKQGELAGPRVLEHIVDTVLSFEGERTEEFRILRTVKNRFGTTSEIGVFEMAEHGLRQISNPSAAFLGERDFQKEGSIVIGIMEGRRPILVEIQALVSETRAVIPRRTAVGVDISRLNLILAVLEKKIKIPFYNCDVYANVVGGLKLEGTFGDLGLALALISSSKSKEMSLDNLLAVGEVGLTGEIRPVSFCDRIVSEAEKMGFKNILIPSRNKEKINNKKINIIGVSSLKESLNKVF, from the coding sequence ATGGTAAAGAAGAAAACTATCTTTATATGTCAACAATGTGGATATCAATCTCCAAAGTGGTTAGGGAAATGTCCTAGTTGTAATAATTGGAATAGCATGATAGAGGAACTTAAACCAACTAAAGGAGCATGTTTTTCAAATCTAGGATTTGAAAGTATGCCAAAAAGCATAAATGATATAAAATCTGGTGAGCATGAAAGACTTGATACCGGCATAATGGAATTAAATAGAGTTCTTGGAGGAGGTATTGTTAGAGGTTCTATTACACTCATATCGGGGGCTCCTGGTATTGGCAAATCCACATTACTTTTACAAGCGGCTAGTAATATTGCAGATAAATATGAAAAAGTACTATATGTTTCCGGAGAAGAATCGGAAGAGCAGATAAAAATGCGAGGTGATAGGCTTAACTCCTTATCAAATAATCTTTATGTGATTTCTGAGACTAATTTAGATAAAATAGAAAGTCATATAGAAAAAAATAAACCTACCTTTGTAGTCATAGATTCTATACAAACTTTATTTAAAGAGTATGTAAGTTCTGCGCCAGGGAGTGTATCTCAAGTTAGAGAAACCTCCAATCATATTATGCGTATAGGAAAGTCAAATAGTATATCTTTTTTTATAGTGGCACATGTTACAAAACAGGGTGAACTTGCAGGTCCTAGGGTATTAGAACATATAGTTGATACGGTACTATCTTTTGAAGGGGAAAGAACTGAAGAGTTTAGAATACTTAGAACGGTAAAAAACCGATTTGGTACCACAAGTGAAATTGGTGTATTTGAAATGGCAGAGCATGGACTCAGGCAAATATCTAATCCTTCTGCAGCATTTTTAGGAGAAAGGGACTTTCAGAAAGAAGGCTCTATAGTTATTGGGATAATGGAAGGCAGAAGACCTATATTAGTTGAAATACAAGCTTTAGTTAGTGAGACTAGGGCAGTTATTCCAAGAAGAACAGCAGTAGGAGTGGATATATCCAGATTAAATTTAATTTTAGCAGTATTAGAAAAAAAGATTAAAATTCCATTTTATAATTGTGATGTTTATGCTAATGTAGTAGGAGGACTCAAATTAGAAGGTACATTTGGAGATTTAGGATTAGCACTGGCTCTTATATCCAGTTCTAAATCTAAAGAAATGAGTTTAGATAATCTTTTGGCAGTAGGAGAAGTAGGCCTCACAGGTGAAATTAGGCCAGTATCTTTCTGCGATAGGATTGTAAGTGAAGCAGAAAAAATGGGATTTAAAAATATATTAATACCAAGTAGAAATAAAGAGAAAATAAATAATAAGAAAATAAATATTATAGGTGTATCTTCTTTGAAGGAATCCTTAAATAAAGTTTTTTGA